From bacterium, the proteins below share one genomic window:
- a CDS encoding DEAD/DEAH box helicase family protein, with product MNGLNNLLTEADTKAKLIDPALHKKGWTEDLIRREETERGIDIIDGKPRRRERGRIDYLLCIRVNIASPPIPVALIEAKKSSEPPDKGLEQAKRYARLNHVPFVYSSNGYLFVEYDQFTGKTSQPKPLDLFPTPSELRERYEKGLEFSLSSEQAKPLLVQYPGGEASRRYYQDAAIRAALEKIAQGKKRLLLFLATGAGKTFIAVHLLKKIADAGGLRRALFVCDRDELRSQALLAFQNVFGTDAAEVTTSNPQKNARILIATYQTLNVASETEDAKFFLENYPENYFSHIIIDECHRSAWGKWSIILRRNPDAIQIGLTATPRYWEGGSESERKEDEEITANNLQYFGEPVYEYDMAQGIEDGYLSACEIVRREVNLDIRGVSRKDIEVRGAKDAITGQPIKADEIREQYEANSFEDIIQLPDRVKAMCKDLFEMLLQTGGPHQKTVIFCVRDTHADAVASEMNNLYADWCTKNGQKRLEPYAFKCTAAVGGSQYIADLRGSERSHFIATTVDLITTGVDVPILRNVVFFKYVRSPIAFQQMMGRGSRIHLPTNKLMFRVYDYTNATRLLGKEPLPPPTSTPEPPGEGRKEKIIRVEGFDVRVNPAGTYIVTKVGDKMGMVTIEEYSQMIASNLTKKVKTLDELRERWIDPLKRDELINYLPDDGRGLRLIRKLTKRQDYDLYDILAEIGFGVAPKSRKERVDALEYKHSDWLSSFPEKTKATLLALSKQFEKGGIEELENPYIFNAPEVVKAGGIESLKMLGEPKDIIFETKRRLFAP from the coding sequence GTATCCGTGTTAACATTGCCAGTCCACCTATACCGGTTGCATTAATTGAAGCGAAGAAAAGTAGCGAGCCACCTGATAAAGGACTTGAGCAAGCAAAAAGATACGCCCGTTTAAACCATGTTCCTTTTGTTTATTCTTCTAATGGTTATCTTTTTGTAGAATATGACCAATTTACAGGCAAGACTTCCCAACCCAAGCCACTTGATTTATTTCCCACACCTTCTGAACTTCGTGAGCGCTACGAGAAAGGACTTGAGTTTTCCCTATCTAGCGAGCAGGCTAAACCGCTATTGGTTCAATATCCTGGTGGAGAGGCAAGCAGACGCTATTATCAGGATGCTGCTATCCGGGCAGCATTGGAGAAGATTGCTCAAGGTAAGAAGCGATTGCTTCTCTTCCTTGCCACAGGTGCAGGTAAAACATTTATAGCTGTTCACCTGTTGAAAAAGATTGCAGATGCCGGAGGGCTTCGTCGTGCTTTATTTGTTTGCGATAGAGATGAACTGCGCAGTCAAGCACTTCTTGCCTTCCAGAATGTTTTTGGTACTGATGCTGCGGAAGTAACTACATCAAACCCTCAAAAGAATGCCAGAATTTTAATTGCCACCTATCAGACACTGAATGTCGCTTCTGAAACGGAAGACGCAAAATTCTTTCTTGAGAACTATCCTGAAAACTACTTTAGCCACATTATTATTGATGAATGCCATAGAAGTGCATGGGGCAAGTGGAGCATTATATTAAGAAGAAATCCGGATGCTATTCAGATTGGTCTTACAGCCACCCCTCGCTATTGGGAAGGAGGCAGTGAATCTGAACGAAAGGAAGACGAGGAGATTACTGCCAATAATCTTCAATACTTTGGCGAGCCAGTCTATGAATACGATATGGCACAGGGAATTGAGGATGGATATCTTTCCGCCTGTGAAATCGTGCGTCGTGAGGTAAATCTTGACATCAGGGGTGTAAGCCGAAAAGATATTGAAGTTAGAGGAGCAAAAGACGCAATAACTGGCCAACCTATTAAAGCAGATGAGATCCGTGAACAATATGAGGCCAATTCGTTTGAAGATATAATCCAGTTACCAGATAGGGTAAAGGCTATGTGTAAAGACCTATTTGAGATGCTTCTTCAAACCGGTGGACCTCACCAAAAGACTGTTATCTTTTGCGTGCGTGACACCCATGCTGACGCCGTAGCAAGCGAAATGAATAATCTCTACGCTGATTGGTGTACTAAAAATGGTCAGAAACGCCTGGAACCGTATGCCTTCAAATGCACTGCCGCGGTTGGAGGTAGCCAGTATATTGCTGACCTGCGTGGCTCAGAACGGAGCCATTTCATTGCAACTACAGTTGATTTAATAACAACAGGTGTAGATGTGCCAATTCTTAGAAATGTAGTATTTTTCAAATATGTCCGTTCCCCTATTGCTTTTCAGCAGATGATGGGAAGAGGCTCAAGAATTCATCTTCCTACAAATAAATTGATGTTTCGTGTCTATGATTACACAAATGCTACACGCTTACTTGGGAAAGAGCCCCTACCACCACCTACATCAACACCAGAGCCACCCGGAGAAGGAAGGAAAGAAAAAATTATCCGTGTAGAAGGATTTGATGTCCGTGTTAATCCTGCTGGAACTTATATTGTCACAAAAGTCGGGGATAAAATGGGAATGGTTACTATTGAGGAATACAGCCAGATGATAGCTTCTAATTTGACTAAAAAAGTCAAAACACTTGACGAACTTCGTGAGAGGTGGATAGATCCTCTAAAACGAGATGAACTTATAAATTATCTTCCAGACGACGGTAGAGGTTTGCGATTAATCCGTAAGCTGACTAAACGGCAGGATTATGACCTTTATGATATATTGGCGGAAATTGGTTTTGGTGTTGCTCCGAAAAGTAGAAAGGAGCGTGTTGATGCTTTAGAGTATAAGCATAGCGATTGGCTTTCCAGTTTTCCAGAAAAAACCAAAGCAACATTACTCGCTCTCTCAAAGCAATTTGAGAAAGGCGGAATAGAAGAATTGGAAAATCCATATATCTTTAATGCCCCGGAGGTAGTTAAAGCAGGCGGGATAGAATCTTTAAAAATGTTAGGTGAGCCAAAAGATATTATCTTTGAGACAAAAAGGAGGCTTTTTGCCCCATGA